The Primulina eburnea isolate SZY01 chromosome 6, ASM2296580v1, whole genome shotgun sequence genome contains a region encoding:
- the LOC140834964 gene encoding pyrophosphate-energized vacuolar membrane proton pump-like isoform X1, which produces MESSSALLPDLGTQIVIPVCAVIGIVFSLVQWLLVSRVKLSLESNVSDSLKNVQDAHGDYLIEEEEGINDQNVVETCAEIQNAISEGITSFLFTEYQYVGVFMVAFAIVIFLFLGSVEGFSTKHRPCTYDKEKLCKPAVVTAIFSTVSFLLGAVTSVVSGFLGMKIATYANARTTLEARKGIGRAFIVAFRSGAVMGFFLAANGLLVLYITINLFKIYYGDDWEGLFEAITGYGLGGSSMALFGRVGGGIYTKAADVGADLVGKVERNIPEDDPRNPAVIADNVGDNVGDIAGMGSDLFGSYAESSCAALVVASISSFGITHDFTAMCYPLLISSMGILVCLITTLFATDFFDIKVAKEIEPSLKKQLVISTALMTLGIAIVTWTCVPSTFTIFNFGTQNVVKNWQLFLCVSVGLWAGLIIGIVTEYYTSNAYSPVQEVADSCRTGAATNVIFGLALGYKSVIIPIFAIAICIFVSFTFAAMYGIAVAALGMLSTIATVLAIDAYGPISANAGDIAEMAAMSHRIRERTDALDAAGNTTAAIGKGFAIGSAALVSFALFGAFVSRAGITTVDLLTPKVFIGLIVGAMLPYWFSSMTMKSVGIAALKMVEEVCWQFNTIPGIMDGHMKPDYATCVKISTDASFKEMIPPGALVMLTPLIVGVFFGFETLSGVLAGSLVSGVQIAISASNTGGAWDNAKKYIEAGASAHARNLGPKGSEPHKAAVIGDTIGDPLKDTLGPSLNILIKLMAIESLVFAPFFAAHGGLLFKI; this is translated from the exons ATGGAGTCGTCTTCAGCTTTGCTTCCAGATTTGGGGACACAGATTGTAATTCCGGTGTGCGCTGTCATAGGCATCGTTTTCTCGCTCGTGCAATGGTTACTGGTCTCGCGCGTTAAACTCTCGTTGGAAAGCAACGTCTCGGATTCTTTGAAGAACGTTCAGGATGCACACGGTGATTACTTGATAGAGGAAGAGGAAGGGATCAACGACCAGAACGTTGTCGAGACGTGCGCCGAAATCCAGAACGCTATCTCCGAGG GTATTACCTCTTTCCTATTTACTGAGTATCAGTATGTCGGTGTCTTCATGGTTGCTTTTGCAATTGTCATTTTCCTGTTCCTTGGATCGGTTGAGGGTTTCAGCACAAAGCACCGGCCTTGCACCTATGACAAGGAGAAGTTGTGCAAGCCTGCTGTCGTAACTGCAATCTTCAGTACTGTATCCTTCTTGCTTGGTGCAGTTACCTCTGTCGTTTCTGGTTTCCTTGGGATGAAAATTGCGACTTATGCAAACGCAAGGACCACATTGGAAGCTAGGAAAGGGATCGGAAGAGCTTTTATTGTTGCATTTAGATCTGGTGCAGTTATGGGTTTTTTCCTAGCCGCAAATGGTCTCTTGGTTCTGTATATTACTATCAATCTATTCAAGATCTACTACGGAGATGATTGGGAAGGCCTTTTTGAGGCAATTACTGGATATGGTCTTGGTGGATCGTCGATGGCTTTGTTTGGAAGAGTTGGAGGCGGTATTTACACTAAGGCTGCTGATGTTGGGGCCGACCTTGTCGGAAAAGTTGAAAGAAACATACCGGAAGATGACCCCAGAAATCCTGCT GTGATTGCTGACAATGTTGGTGACAATGTCGGAGATATTGCTGGAATGGGGTCTGATCTCTTTGGTTCATATGCCGAATCTTCATGCGCTGCACTTGTCGTGGCTTCAATATCCTCTTTTGGAATAACTCACGACTTCACTGCAATGTGCTACCCTCTGCTCATTAGTTCCATGGGAATTCTTGTTTGTTTGATAACGACCCTATTCGCCACCGACTTTTTTGATATCAAGGTTGCCAAGGAGATTGAACCATCATTAAAGAAACAACTTGTTATCTCGACCGCTCTCATGACTCTGGGAATTGCAATTGTTACGTGGACTTGTGTGCCATCAACCTTTACAATCTTCAATTTTGGAACCCAAAATGTTGTGAAGAACTG GCAACTATTCCTTTGTGTTTCCGTTGGGCTGTGGGCTGGGCTCATCATTGGAATTGTTACGGAATATTACACCAGCAATGCTTACAG CCCCGTGCAAGAAGTTGCTGATTCATGCAGGACTGGTGCTGCGACCAATGTCATATTTGGCCTTGCCTTGGGATATAAATCCGTTATAATCCCCATTTTTGCTATCGCAATTTGCATTTTTGTTAGTTTTACCTTCGCTGCCATGTATGGTATTGCAGTGGCCGCTCTGGGCATGCTGAGCACAATTGCCACTGTTTTGGCCATTGATGCTTATGGTCCTATAAGTGCTAATGCTGGAGATATAGCTGAGATGGCTGCCATGAGCCACAGGATTCGGGAGAGAACAGATGCCCTTGATGCTGCTGGGAACACCACTGCTGCTATTGGGAAG GGATTTGCCATTGGATCTGCTGCACTTGTTTCATTTGCACTTTTTGGTGCTTTTGTGAGCCGTGCAGGCATTACAACTGTTGATCTTCTAACACCCAAAGTCTTCATTGGTTTAATCGTTGGTGCAATGCTTCCATACTGGTTTTCTTCCATGACCATGAAGAGTGTTGGTATAGCTGCTTTGAAAATGGTGGAGGAAGTTTGTTGGCAATTTAACACTATTCCAGGCATTATGGATGGCCACATGAAGCCAGATTATGCCACTTGTGTCAAGATTTCAACAGATGCATCTTTTAAGGAGATGATTCCCCCTGGCGCCCTTGTCATGCTAACTCCTCTCATTGTTGGAGTATTTTTCGGCTTTGAGACGCTTTCTGGTGTTCTTGCCGGTTCCCTTGTCTCTGGTGTCCAG ATTGCAATATCTGCCTCCAACACTGGTGGAGCATGGGACAATGCCAAGAAATACATTGAG GCTGGTGCATCTGCGCATGCGAGAAACCTTGGACCGAAAGGATCAGAACCGCACAAGGCTGCCGTTATAGGAGATACGATTGGAGACCCTCTAAAGGACACTTTAGGTCCATCGCTCAACATCCTCATCAAACTTATGGCAATAGAATCGCTTGTGTTTGCTCCTTTCTTCGCCGCTCATGGCGGGTTGCTGTTTAAGAtctga
- the LOC140834964 gene encoding pyrophosphate-energized vacuolar membrane proton pump 1-like isoform X2: MCNLLIWTIEAICFCITSFLFTEYQYVGVFMVAFAIVIFLFLGSVEGFSTKHRPCTYDKEKLCKPAVVTAIFSTVSFLLGAVTSVVSGFLGMKIATYANARTTLEARKGIGRAFIVAFRSGAVMGFFLAANGLLVLYITINLFKIYYGDDWEGLFEAITGYGLGGSSMALFGRVGGGIYTKAADVGADLVGKVERNIPEDDPRNPAVIADNVGDNVGDIAGMGSDLFGSYAESSCAALVVASISSFGITHDFTAMCYPLLISSMGILVCLITTLFATDFFDIKVAKEIEPSLKKQLVISTALMTLGIAIVTWTCVPSTFTIFNFGTQNVVKNWQLFLCVSVGLWAGLIIGIVTEYYTSNAYSPVQEVADSCRTGAATNVIFGLALGYKSVIIPIFAIAICIFVSFTFAAMYGIAVAALGMLSTIATVLAIDAYGPISANAGDIAEMAAMSHRIRERTDALDAAGNTTAAIGKGFAIGSAALVSFALFGAFVSRAGITTVDLLTPKVFIGLIVGAMLPYWFSSMTMKSVGIAALKMVEEVCWQFNTIPGIMDGHMKPDYATCVKISTDASFKEMIPPGALVMLTPLIVGVFFGFETLSGVLAGSLVSGVQIAISASNTGGAWDNAKKYIEAGASAHARNLGPKGSEPHKAAVIGDTIGDPLKDTLGPSLNILIKLMAIESLVFAPFFAAHGGLLFKI; the protein is encoded by the exons ATGTGCAATTTATTGATTTGGACCATCGAAGCGATTTGTTTTT GTATTACCTCTTTCCTATTTACTGAGTATCAGTATGTCGGTGTCTTCATGGTTGCTTTTGCAATTGTCATTTTCCTGTTCCTTGGATCGGTTGAGGGTTTCAGCACAAAGCACCGGCCTTGCACCTATGACAAGGAGAAGTTGTGCAAGCCTGCTGTCGTAACTGCAATCTTCAGTACTGTATCCTTCTTGCTTGGTGCAGTTACCTCTGTCGTTTCTGGTTTCCTTGGGATGAAAATTGCGACTTATGCAAACGCAAGGACCACATTGGAAGCTAGGAAAGGGATCGGAAGAGCTTTTATTGTTGCATTTAGATCTGGTGCAGTTATGGGTTTTTTCCTAGCCGCAAATGGTCTCTTGGTTCTGTATATTACTATCAATCTATTCAAGATCTACTACGGAGATGATTGGGAAGGCCTTTTTGAGGCAATTACTGGATATGGTCTTGGTGGATCGTCGATGGCTTTGTTTGGAAGAGTTGGAGGCGGTATTTACACTAAGGCTGCTGATGTTGGGGCCGACCTTGTCGGAAAAGTTGAAAGAAACATACCGGAAGATGACCCCAGAAATCCTGCT GTGATTGCTGACAATGTTGGTGACAATGTCGGAGATATTGCTGGAATGGGGTCTGATCTCTTTGGTTCATATGCCGAATCTTCATGCGCTGCACTTGTCGTGGCTTCAATATCCTCTTTTGGAATAACTCACGACTTCACTGCAATGTGCTACCCTCTGCTCATTAGTTCCATGGGAATTCTTGTTTGTTTGATAACGACCCTATTCGCCACCGACTTTTTTGATATCAAGGTTGCCAAGGAGATTGAACCATCATTAAAGAAACAACTTGTTATCTCGACCGCTCTCATGACTCTGGGAATTGCAATTGTTACGTGGACTTGTGTGCCATCAACCTTTACAATCTTCAATTTTGGAACCCAAAATGTTGTGAAGAACTG GCAACTATTCCTTTGTGTTTCCGTTGGGCTGTGGGCTGGGCTCATCATTGGAATTGTTACGGAATATTACACCAGCAATGCTTACAG CCCCGTGCAAGAAGTTGCTGATTCATGCAGGACTGGTGCTGCGACCAATGTCATATTTGGCCTTGCCTTGGGATATAAATCCGTTATAATCCCCATTTTTGCTATCGCAATTTGCATTTTTGTTAGTTTTACCTTCGCTGCCATGTATGGTATTGCAGTGGCCGCTCTGGGCATGCTGAGCACAATTGCCACTGTTTTGGCCATTGATGCTTATGGTCCTATAAGTGCTAATGCTGGAGATATAGCTGAGATGGCTGCCATGAGCCACAGGATTCGGGAGAGAACAGATGCCCTTGATGCTGCTGGGAACACCACTGCTGCTATTGGGAAG GGATTTGCCATTGGATCTGCTGCACTTGTTTCATTTGCACTTTTTGGTGCTTTTGTGAGCCGTGCAGGCATTACAACTGTTGATCTTCTAACACCCAAAGTCTTCATTGGTTTAATCGTTGGTGCAATGCTTCCATACTGGTTTTCTTCCATGACCATGAAGAGTGTTGGTATAGCTGCTTTGAAAATGGTGGAGGAAGTTTGTTGGCAATTTAACACTATTCCAGGCATTATGGATGGCCACATGAAGCCAGATTATGCCACTTGTGTCAAGATTTCAACAGATGCATCTTTTAAGGAGATGATTCCCCCTGGCGCCCTTGTCATGCTAACTCCTCTCATTGTTGGAGTATTTTTCGGCTTTGAGACGCTTTCTGGTGTTCTTGCCGGTTCCCTTGTCTCTGGTGTCCAG ATTGCAATATCTGCCTCCAACACTGGTGGAGCATGGGACAATGCCAAGAAATACATTGAG GCTGGTGCATCTGCGCATGCGAGAAACCTTGGACCGAAAGGATCAGAACCGCACAAGGCTGCCGTTATAGGAGATACGATTGGAGACCCTCTAAAGGACACTTTAGGTCCATCGCTCAACATCCTCATCAAACTTATGGCAATAGAATCGCTTGTGTTTGCTCCTTTCTTCGCCGCTCATGGCGGGTTGCTGTTTAAGAtctga
- the LOC140834964 gene encoding pyrophosphate-energized vacuolar membrane proton pump 1-like isoform X3, protein MVAFAIVIFLFLGSVEGFSTKHRPCTYDKEKLCKPAVVTAIFSTVSFLLGAVTSVVSGFLGMKIATYANARTTLEARKGIGRAFIVAFRSGAVMGFFLAANGLLVLYITINLFKIYYGDDWEGLFEAITGYGLGGSSMALFGRVGGGIYTKAADVGADLVGKVERNIPEDDPRNPAVIADNVGDNVGDIAGMGSDLFGSYAESSCAALVVASISSFGITHDFTAMCYPLLISSMGILVCLITTLFATDFFDIKVAKEIEPSLKKQLVISTALMTLGIAIVTWTCVPSTFTIFNFGTQNVVKNWQLFLCVSVGLWAGLIIGIVTEYYTSNAYSPVQEVADSCRTGAATNVIFGLALGYKSVIIPIFAIAICIFVSFTFAAMYGIAVAALGMLSTIATVLAIDAYGPISANAGDIAEMAAMSHRIRERTDALDAAGNTTAAIGKGFAIGSAALVSFALFGAFVSRAGITTVDLLTPKVFIGLIVGAMLPYWFSSMTMKSVGIAALKMVEEVCWQFNTIPGIMDGHMKPDYATCVKISTDASFKEMIPPGALVMLTPLIVGVFFGFETLSGVLAGSLVSGVQIAISASNTGGAWDNAKKYIEAGASAHARNLGPKGSEPHKAAVIGDTIGDPLKDTLGPSLNILIKLMAIESLVFAPFFAAHGGLLFKI, encoded by the exons ATGGTTGCTTTTGCAATTGTCATTTTCCTGTTCCTTGGATCGGTTGAGGGTTTCAGCACAAAGCACCGGCCTTGCACCTATGACAAGGAGAAGTTGTGCAAGCCTGCTGTCGTAACTGCAATCTTCAGTACTGTATCCTTCTTGCTTGGTGCAGTTACCTCTGTCGTTTCTGGTTTCCTTGGGATGAAAATTGCGACTTATGCAAACGCAAGGACCACATTGGAAGCTAGGAAAGGGATCGGAAGAGCTTTTATTGTTGCATTTAGATCTGGTGCAGTTATGGGTTTTTTCCTAGCCGCAAATGGTCTCTTGGTTCTGTATATTACTATCAATCTATTCAAGATCTACTACGGAGATGATTGGGAAGGCCTTTTTGAGGCAATTACTGGATATGGTCTTGGTGGATCGTCGATGGCTTTGTTTGGAAGAGTTGGAGGCGGTATTTACACTAAGGCTGCTGATGTTGGGGCCGACCTTGTCGGAAAAGTTGAAAGAAACATACCGGAAGATGACCCCAGAAATCCTGCT GTGATTGCTGACAATGTTGGTGACAATGTCGGAGATATTGCTGGAATGGGGTCTGATCTCTTTGGTTCATATGCCGAATCTTCATGCGCTGCACTTGTCGTGGCTTCAATATCCTCTTTTGGAATAACTCACGACTTCACTGCAATGTGCTACCCTCTGCTCATTAGTTCCATGGGAATTCTTGTTTGTTTGATAACGACCCTATTCGCCACCGACTTTTTTGATATCAAGGTTGCCAAGGAGATTGAACCATCATTAAAGAAACAACTTGTTATCTCGACCGCTCTCATGACTCTGGGAATTGCAATTGTTACGTGGACTTGTGTGCCATCAACCTTTACAATCTTCAATTTTGGAACCCAAAATGTTGTGAAGAACTG GCAACTATTCCTTTGTGTTTCCGTTGGGCTGTGGGCTGGGCTCATCATTGGAATTGTTACGGAATATTACACCAGCAATGCTTACAG CCCCGTGCAAGAAGTTGCTGATTCATGCAGGACTGGTGCTGCGACCAATGTCATATTTGGCCTTGCCTTGGGATATAAATCCGTTATAATCCCCATTTTTGCTATCGCAATTTGCATTTTTGTTAGTTTTACCTTCGCTGCCATGTATGGTATTGCAGTGGCCGCTCTGGGCATGCTGAGCACAATTGCCACTGTTTTGGCCATTGATGCTTATGGTCCTATAAGTGCTAATGCTGGAGATATAGCTGAGATGGCTGCCATGAGCCACAGGATTCGGGAGAGAACAGATGCCCTTGATGCTGCTGGGAACACCACTGCTGCTATTGGGAAG GGATTTGCCATTGGATCTGCTGCACTTGTTTCATTTGCACTTTTTGGTGCTTTTGTGAGCCGTGCAGGCATTACAACTGTTGATCTTCTAACACCCAAAGTCTTCATTGGTTTAATCGTTGGTGCAATGCTTCCATACTGGTTTTCTTCCATGACCATGAAGAGTGTTGGTATAGCTGCTTTGAAAATGGTGGAGGAAGTTTGTTGGCAATTTAACACTATTCCAGGCATTATGGATGGCCACATGAAGCCAGATTATGCCACTTGTGTCAAGATTTCAACAGATGCATCTTTTAAGGAGATGATTCCCCCTGGCGCCCTTGTCATGCTAACTCCTCTCATTGTTGGAGTATTTTTCGGCTTTGAGACGCTTTCTGGTGTTCTTGCCGGTTCCCTTGTCTCTGGTGTCCAG ATTGCAATATCTGCCTCCAACACTGGTGGAGCATGGGACAATGCCAAGAAATACATTGAG GCTGGTGCATCTGCGCATGCGAGAAACCTTGGACCGAAAGGATCAGAACCGCACAAGGCTGCCGTTATAGGAGATACGATTGGAGACCCTCTAAAGGACACTTTAGGTCCATCGCTCAACATCCTCATCAAACTTATGGCAATAGAATCGCTTGTGTTTGCTCCTTTCTTCGCCGCTCATGGCGGGTTGCTGTTTAAGAtctga
- the LOC140834965 gene encoding triphosphate tunnel metalloenzyme 3-like, whose protein sequence is MEVEVKLRLLSSAAHEHLSTVLSPHHRQTHLQENIFFDGPNSELSSKLAALRLRFYDLDCRCILSLKSKPNISAGISRIEEQEEPFDPIIARQCAAEPWRLLRFDSSSDIIRLVKEEFEVTEDQGLVCLGGFRNVRAVYEWNGLKLELDETQYDFGTCYEIECETPEPEIAKNLLEGLLKSNGIEYKYSEVSKFAIFRARKLPL, encoded by the coding sequence ATGGAAGTTGAAGTGAAGCTCCGCCTCCTCTCCTCAGCCGCCCACGAGCACCTCTCCACCGTTCTCTCCCCTCACCACCGCCAAACCCACCTCCAAGAAAACATCTTCTTCGACGGTCCCAACTCCGAGCTCTCCTCCAAACTCGCCGCCCTCCGCCTCCGCTTCTACGACCTCGACTGCCGCTGCATCCTCTCTCTCAAATCCAAACCCAATATATCTGCCGGAATCAGCCGTATAGAAGAACAAGAGGAGCCCTTTGATCCCATCATCGCCCGGCAATGCGCTGCGGAGCCCTGGCGTCTCCTCCGCTTCGACTCATCCTCCGACATTATTCGACTGGTGAAGGAGGAGTTTGAAGTCACGGAAGACCAGGGTCTGGTGTGTTTGGGGGGTTTCAGGAATGTGAGAGCTGTTTATGAGTGGAACGGGTTGAAATTGGAGCTGGATGAAACGCAGTATGATTTCGGGACTTGTTATGAAATTGAATGTGAGACGCCGGAGCCGGAGATTGCTAAGAATTTGCTTGAAGGGTTGTTGAAGAGTAATGGGATTGAGTataagtactcggaggtctcgAAGTTTGCCATATTCCGAGCTCGGAAATTGCCTCTGTGA